TTGACGAAAATGATCGCTTGACTTCGACGACGAATGCCGAAGGCTACATCTTCGAATTGGAGTACGACGCGGTCAATAACAAGACCGCGACCGTTGGGCCATTGCTTGATTCGGATGGCAACACGATACGATTCGAGTCCGTCTATGATGCCGCCAACCGAGTCAGGGTGGCAACCGACGCCGAGCACAATTCGACGACCTATCAGTACGATGGTTCCGGCAATGTGATTGCAATCACCGATGCCCGAGGCGACTACTACACGACAGAGACGAAGTACGATGGGATCGGTCGTGTCGTGGAGACTTCTGTGCCGACCGGTACGGAACTAAGTCCAGGGCCTGCCGCAGTCACACAATACATCTATGATAATGCCGGGCAAATCGCTACGGAAATCGATCCGCGTGGGCCAGATTTTGCAACGATCTACACCTACACGGTTGATGAGCAAATAGGCAGCGTTGACCGGTTCAGCGGCCGAACATTGTCCGACAATGAACGTGAGGTTGAACAGTGGACCTACGATGCGGCCGGGTACCTGGCCAGCTATATCGATTCACGCGGTGCCGGATTTGAAGACCAATTCGTATTCGATGCCAGCGGGCTCTTGATCGAATCGTCAACGCTTGCCGGGACAGAATTGAACCCGAAGCGGCTCTACAAAAAGTCTGCTTACGACGAATCAGGCAACTTGGTGTGGGAGCAAGACTTTGGCGGCCAGGACTACGTCACCCGATTCGAATACGACGATCTCAACTATCCCGCAGCGATCATTGACGCCGTCGGTGATGAAATTCGCTACACCGCAGATCGGTACGGCAACCTCGTTGTGGCGACCGACAAGTTTGGTACGTCACAACGGACGTACGATTCGATGGATCGAGAAACATCGCTAACCAATGGTGAAGGCGATGTGTCCATGACATTCTACCCAGACACCAACACGACGATGACCAGGGACGGGCGTGGGAACGAAACCACGACAACCTATGACGGTCTTGGTCGGATCTTAACGGTTGCCGATCCATTTGGAGATGTAACAGAATACACGTACGACGAAGTCGCCAACCTTGTGCGTCTCGTTGATGCGGTGGGGAACGTTCACGAGACGACTTATGATGCACGTTCCCTTCCGTTGGTACAAACCGTTGGTGTGGGCAGTGAGTCCGAATCGAAAGTGACGTTCGAGTACGATCTGCTGGGGCGTCTGATTCGACAAACGGATCCTCGTGATCCGACGGGGCAATTCTTCGCGAGCACGACCCACTATGACGGGCTCGGCCGAGTCACCGAGGTTCATCGGTCGGCGGCAACGCCTGATTTCTTGAGCAACGTACCGGTGACGCCAGGCTTTAGCGACCTCGTGACGCAGATGTTCTACGACGAGATTGGCAATGTTGTCCGTGAAGTTCCCGAAGGCGGCGACGACTATGCGATCGAATACGTCTACAACCTTTCGAATCAGCCGACCGAAGTCACTCGTGACACCGGAACCGCAGCGGCGTCACGGATCAGCGTCACGCGAATGGACTACAACGACAACGGCGATCTTGTCGAATTGATTGACGCCCTGGGGCATCGCACAACTTATCAATACGATGCCGTTGGACGTCGGACATTGAAAACGATGGAGTCAACCGAGCTCGGTGGCGACATTGTGCAGTCATGGGACTACGCGATGACAGCGAATGGTCCGACCATCGCAATCACCGACGCGACGGGAGTCGTCGCCCAGGTGATGCATTTCGATAAAGCGGGGCGGCAAAGTAAAATCGAAACGGTCGGTGAACCAGACCGTGTCTTCACCTATGACGCTTCCGGCAATCTGAAATCGGAAGCCATCGGAAACTGGTCCGAAACTCATCAGTACGATGCCCGCAACCATCTCAGTCAGACCACCGATGGGGACGGCAATACAATTCGCTACGAGTTTGACGCGATTGGCAATCTTCGATTCTTCTTCGAAGCTGACGGAGCCGACCCCACTGAATATCGCTACAACGCACGAAACGAGACGGTTGGAATTATTGACCCGGTTGGCAACGCCACGCAGTATCAATATGACCCATCGGGCAAGCTAAAAACCTTGATTGATGCTGGTGGGGAAATCACCTCGTATCAATACGATGGTGAAGGACGCTTGATCGCCGAGACGAATCGGTTCGGAACCAAGACCTACACCCTTGATGCTCAAGGCGAACGTGTTGCCATGGTTGACCGTGACGGTCGTCGTTCGACATTCCAGCACACCTTCGCCGGCGATTTGGTGACGGAATCTTGGTTCGATCCCAATGGAACTCAAGTCGGCGCGATCGATTTTCAAGTCGACGCACTCGGTCGAGTGACCAGAATTGATAGTGATGGTACCACCGTCGATTTAGAACTGACTGATGACTCATCTGACCGCTTAGTGCAGCAAACACTAGTGATCGGAAACCAGTCGTTTCATCTCGCGCACACCCCCGACCAGCTTGGACGAGTTACCGAAACCGCAGTTTCGCTGGTCGGTCAGGCTGAACCCTTTGTTGTCAGTCAATACGTCTTTAATCCGGCAACCCATCAACTCGAACGCGTTGATCAATCAGGCACTTTTGTTTCGGACAAGTCCATCGAATTAGCCGATGCGACAGACCTAGCCAACGTCTATTCCACAATCACGCGACGGTCCAATGGCAACGATGATATCGTTACAACGATCGATCGGAACAACCGTGCGCTCGCGGAATCGATTGTCCACACTGTAGGCAGCGCAACACTCCAGTCGTACCAATACGCGTATTATGCCGACGGTCAACTTGCGAGCACGACAGATTCCAACGGGGTGGTGACTTACAGCTACGATGATGCGAATCGTTTGACCGGTGTCCAGTACGATACGACTGCTTTGGACAACGAAGGCTATCTGTACGACGAAGCAGGGAACCGTCTCGACGATGGCTTTGTTGTCGGCGATGGAAACCGGCTGGATTCAAACGGTGACCTGACGCTTAGCTATGACAACGAAGGCAACCTGACTGGCGTTACTGACGAATCAACAGGACAAACAAAGGAACTTCATTGGGATCACCGCAATCGATTAACTCGAGTGACGATGAAAGATTCCGGTGGCAGTGTCTTGTGGCAACTCGATTTCCTATTCGATGGCTTGGATCGCCGCGTCAAACAAACGCTTCAGGTTGCCGAGGCCGGTCAGCCTTTGACGGTCAGCGAGGAACGACTGTTTATCTATGACGGTACTGATCTGGTTGCCGAAGTTCTCGTGGACACCAATGACGTCGCGACCGTGGATGTCGTCTACCTCAGCGAATCCGAAACCGATTCGGTTCATGCCCAAGACTTTGGCGGCGGCGACTTTAGTTGGCTGTTACACGACCGTCAAAAGTCCACCCGATTGATTGTCGATCCTCAGGCTACCGTAATCGACAGTATGATTTACGGTGCTTATGGCGTCTTGCTTTCGCAACAGGCTAGCGGTCCGCAATCAAGGTTCTTGTACACTGGGGGCGAGTTCGTTCCCGAACTGGATCTGTACTACAGTCGTGCAAGGTTCTACGACCCGTCGACCGGTCGGTTTTTATCAGCCGATCCGAGTGGCTTTCTTGGTGGCGATGCCAATCTCTATCGGTACGCGGGAAGCGATCCGATCAACATGGTTGACCCAAGCGGTTTAAAAGCGGTGCCTGTTGGTGGTTCTAGCGTCTCCAATGATGTCGCCGCCTCACACAGTGGTAGAGTCGCACGCGTCTGGGGAAGCGGTGTGGCGAATCCGCTCGGCAATGGGGCACGCCAGTTCCAGTTGTCGATTGACCAAAACACAACCAACATCAATGCCGCGATCGCGAAAGATCTAAAGCCGGTCATCGAATTAACCGGTTTTTACGCGTCGCTTGCGGTCGGCGTCTTCACTTCTCCGGAAACGCTCAAATCACTGTCGATCGAAAACGTCTACCAGGCTGGCTATAAAACGCTAAACCAATTGGGAGCCTACACCAATAGCCAATCAAAAACGATCGGTTCGCATTTGAAGGCCATTTCTGCGGACTCTCGGATGATGAGTCAGCAGTATGACCAACTTGTCAATTCCGATCCGTTTTCAAATTGGGGCCTCATTGCGAAAAACCGATTGATGTTCTGGTCGGCGGTTAGTGCTTCAACATTCCTGACCGTTGCAGATGAACTATTAGACGTCGGCGCGATGTTCGCTGACGCAGCAGTGGTTTCGATGGAAGGCTACGGCCTACCAAGCGAGCGTGCTAAGCGGGAACGCTATTCCAAAGTCGCGACGGCGATCCAGCAGCAAGGCGCACTTGCTGTAGCGAAGGCTGCGATTGATGCCATCATTGACCTGCCAAACCAATTCTTCTCCGATGACGCGACTGTCCGCGCTCAAGCACTGACGACCATCGGTGAATTCATCGCCGCCCCGGCCGCAAAAGCAGCGTCATCTGCGATTGTTCGCACAGGCGGACGCGTCATTAGAAAGTTAGGCGGTCGCCGTCCCGGTGTAGGCAATATTGAATCGTTGCTAAAGGGCATTACCAACCCGACGGCGATGTACGACGAACTGATCGCAGCGGTCCGGACAGATTCGCTTGATTTCGATGGCTTAAAGCACAAGCTTCGAGACAAAAACTACAACTTCGACAAGGTTGAAAAAGAAGTCAACGATTTCTTCAACCTTCCAACAACGAAGGAACGCTTGAAGGGGCTGACTGCCGCGGAAATTGAGCGATTAAAGGATATCTCGAAAACGATCGAGTCATCGAGGTTCATCAAAGAACCGATCGCGCCGAATTACTACGAGGTCATCAAGCCCGATGCCCCAGGTCCAGAGGATTATCTGTTCCACGAAACCGATGGTCTTGCCAAGAGAATGTTGGATTTCAAGGACCCGGACGTTCAGGGCAAAATCGGGCAAACCAGTGCTGTTGCGAAAAAGCTTGAAAAGTTCGCATCCTCGTCACTGGATCCCCGCCTGGCCAAGTTCTCAAAGTCACTTAGCGAATTCATGGGGCACAAGGGTCGCATCGGCCTGCCCAACGTCTGGAATAAGCTTGATAAAGTCATGCACGAAGCAATTGATTCGGTTAAGCCTGGGACTGGGTCGGTTACAGACAAACTAAACCGTTTGTCGCGAAAAGAAGCTGCCGAGGTGATTCGGATCATTGATGAAAAATCAGTACGCAATCCGGTGATGACAGAGATCACGGCTCAGTTCGCATTCTCAGAGCAAGGTAAAGCTTTAGGAATCAATGGTGTATTCGAGCGGGGATCATTCGGAGCATCGATCGATCAATTTCTGTTCCGGGCTGATTGGGTTACCAACATTGTCACCGGAAAGTCGACACCGTTCAGCGTTTTGCAAGGAGAGCGATATGCGTACGCATGGCGGATTGTTTCTGACCTATTCAAAACACCTCTCGGACCGCTTAGCGATTTCGACTTGAACTTCACAACGGCGACGCTGGAGCAATATGAAAAGCTAATTGCGAAGCAGTCGGAAAAGGTCTTCGATAAAGACAAGATTGACCCTAAAACCGGCAAGAAAGGTGTTGTTAAAGATAAAGATATTGTTGGTGCGGACGCTATCAACAAGTTCTATGAGTTTGCCAAGGACGAACTTGATGATCGAATTGCACGCGCCATTTCCAACAATGATGCGGCGCTGACGACGGAGCTGAAGTCTCTTCGAGAATCGTTCGACACCTACGAGAACTCACATCGTAAATATGAGTTGGTGGAACTCTATAAACAGGATGTCGATGAGTTTAGGGAACTTGTGCGTGATGGATTCGATGCCGGTCATCCGGTCAAGAAAGGGGCTCACGGCTACATCTCGACGAGTGCACGCAAATACTCATTCTCCTACTCAGCTCAGCTGGAAACCGCACTTGGCGACGGTGCCTTGCGACGACTTTACGAGCGTATCAATCCCTACCAATCGGTGATTCAGCGTGTTCAGATCACCGGTAGCGCTTTTGTCGGAACGTCCGAGTTCATTGTTCTCGATGGGAACTTTAATGTTCCCGCGCCACTGCGGGCTCCCAAGGCATTGGAGGTCCTCGCGTCAACGGTTTACAGCCCACTACTGTTGCCTTCAGAATTGGAGCTTACGTTCGATCAGATCAACGTTTGCACGATTCCGTCAGGTGACGACGAGATGTTCGCTGAGGTTGACGAACTTGGACTGCGAGCGATGCAGACTTGGATCGATGCGATCGACGCCGTTCCAAATGTTGATATTCAGTTCGTTGTTGATGATCTTGCTGGCGAGGCACTCGCTAGCACTCGGATTTTGCGGCGTGACCAGTGGGGACGTCCCGAAGCGGCGATGATTACCGTCGACGACGATGCCGCAGGGCTCGGTTGGTCTGCTAGCGGGTATGACTTGCAGTCAGTGCTGCTTCACGAAATCGGTCATGCCTTCGGTTTCGACGCTACAACGCCGGGCTTTTCATTTTTCGTCGATAGTGATCAACAGGGTTTGGTCTATCACTTGGGCGATCAAGAACTGCGTTTAGAACGCAACGGTAGCGAGTTGGATAGCGAATACCATTCTGACGCTGTGATGAGCGGACAACTCGATCCGGCTGTGGTGAAAGGTCTGACTGCGTCGGATGTATTGCCTGTCGCCGCGATTTGGAATCTTGATTACCAAAGCAAGCGTTCGCAGACAACGAACAGTGTTCAGGTTGGTCCCGATAGCAGTGCGGCTCTATCAAGCGCAATGGCCTCGGCCGAGCCAGAGTTTGTTGACTTGCCGATAAGCGATCCGGCCGTGGTCAATACAAGGCTGCTGAACACCACCTTTGCTCAATCGGATCCACTGGCCACTGATTTTGCATGGTCTACGATCGGCACCACAACCATTCAGGTCGGTGCGGTAACCTTGCAAGAAAGCAACGTGATGCTGTCCAGCATTTCTCAAGCGTTCGTTGTCCCTGCCGGGAAGAATACGCTGTCCTTCACGATCAGCGGCTTGCAGATCGACGCGGGAACGAACGCTGGAATGCCAATTCATCCCCCCGAGGTGTTCGAAGTTGGTCTGATCAACAGTGTCAGTTCCACAAGCCAACTCAAGCCGATTGAATCGATTTCAGGTGGCGATGCGATCCTGAATATTCAGCCCGATGGGACCATCCGATTTGCCGATGGCGTATCGATCGAAGGTTACGCCAGAAGCGGTTCTAAAATCGACTACAGCCAACCGTTCGATGTCTTCGTTTCATTGCCAGAGTCGACCAGCGGTCAAGCGACGACGTTGACGTTTGATCTGGCGGGGTTCGGAACCGATGCTAGCCAGGTTCAGATCAGTGACATCAGGCTGGATTCCACCAACGGCTGGCAGAACCCTGTCGATAAGTATGACGTCAATGATTCACAAACCGTTAGCCCCATTGATGCTCTCGTTGTTCTCAATCAGCTGGCAATCGGTAGCGTGTTTGACCTGGAAACGGGACGGTTCGCGGAGATCACCGATTTGGTCGGTCCGGCTCCGTTCTACGATGTCAACGGAGATGGCTTTGCGACGCCGATGGATGCTTTGTGGGTGATCAACCAAATTGCTCGACAACAAGTTGCGGAGCCGGAATTCGTCGATCAGGCATTCTCCGATTGGGATGACAGTATCGACATTCAGATTGATTAACAACTAAAGCGAAACATCAAGCTCATGCGACTGGTCGACCCAATCAGCCTGTTCTTCATTGTCGCCCTTCACTCCGTGAAGGTAGCGTTCTTCTCAGTGGAGATTGAGGAGTAACAGGTGACTTTGTGGAACATCAAACCTGATGATCAACAGTCTGCTGTCTGCGGGGGCTGACGATGCGAGGGGCAGAATCAATTCACCAGAATTCGGGATGCCGACTTTTTCATCGTCCCGATTTTGGCTTCCGGCAAAAATCAGCCTATTTGCCCAGCAAGCCGGTTAAGGATCGATGTCCGCTGCGGTTCACATCCGTCGCGACTGACGATCGATTGTGGAGGACTATCAAGTTCGCATATCAGCGTTTTCAAACTGTCCTGCATCGCGAAGGAAATCTTGAAAAAAAGCTTTGTACAAACGAACCTATAGTGCAGTGGTTCCGTCCTATTCTGCGGCGGATCAATCTTGCCTAGCACTTGTCGGGTGAGGATAATTCGCATGTCGGGTCGCACTGACGCGGTGCGACGGACTACTTCCGAACGCCGCCGGTTCCGCTCTTGTTGGCGCAAGGGGCCGGATGCGTCAAACCATGTTTTTAAAGGAGGTGATCAAGTGGAAATTTGCTGTACTAGCCAACGGGGAAGCAACCCGTAGACCAAGTCGGCGGGCTGACGCTTATGGGTCAGCTTCCCCACTCGAGATCATCCTTTTGATCGCGAGATAAACGCCCGTTTGTTGTGGTTTTACCTTGGCCGCAGCAAACGGGTTTTTTTGTGCGCAGGTCATGATTTCATGTGTGGTTCATGAAAGTCGTTTGCGCATAAAAATCGGACGCCACTCATTCAATGACGCCCGATGTGCTCTTTTCATTTCCGACTGTTTAACTATTTGCGTCGGCGTCGTACCACGATCCCGGTCGTCATGGTCAACGCTAATGCAAACGCGGACGAAGGCTCTGGAATTGCAGTTACAACATCAAAATTAAAAGTCGGTGCAGGGCCTGCTGAATTCCCTTGACCAGCGAACGTAGCTGCGACGTTCGGGGTGCTCGCCGACGAAACGACTGCGAGTCGAATCACGCCACCAGTTTGAATTGCCGACAGCAAGGTTGTTGAATCGCTACCGGTGAAATTCAACGCGACATTCGTTTCGGTGCCATCGACTGTCGTTGGAGTGAACGTCGCGATTCCAAGTGGTGTAGCACTTGGATTGAACACTGGGTCGATTGCTGCGAAACCATCGTTTCCGTCTTGATAGGCTGGTGAACCAACCGGGTTGCTGGTGGCATCAATCAGGTTTGCGCTGGTATCGTTCAGCAGGTAAACCTCGATATCGCCAGCCGCGGCAAAACCGGCAGGATCTTCAAACAGGCTAAGACTGGTGTTGGCAAAGCCTGTCGCCAGTGGTGTAGCTGACATTTGAAAGTCAGCGACAGCCAATACCGAGAATGGGCTAACGCCACTACCTTCAACATTGAAAAACAGCGTGGACGTTGCTCCGCTGAAAACGCGGATGCCGCTGTCGTCGTCAGTGCTAGAACCGGTAGCGAGCCGAATTTCGGCGTTCGTCATCGCAGTCACTGCTTCCGCGTTCGCGCTGGAGCTGTCACCGAATGAGAATGCCGCGGCGAGGGCTAGTGAAAGGATCGCCGAACGGCGGGCGATCCGGGTGAGTTGTTTTTTCATGGACATCGTCTTGGAAATACGGAAATTTGGGACATCAAATCTCAGCAAACCAATTTAGTGACAACCCCGAAATCTCGGCCGCAAAGTTTGCATCTTTAGTAAATTTTAACAGTCAATTTTACCAAAATGACAAACCGACAGTCCGGAAGAGGGGAGGGTGGTGCTATCCTTCCGCCGGTATTGCGATTTAGCGACGGCAGGTTGAATTCTTGATGAAGACCTTCAAGGGTGTCTATCACTCCGCCGAATGATCGGTATCGTCACCGCATTGGATTGCAAGAGATTCTCTTCGGGTGACGGATACGAATGGCAAAGCAATTGAATCGTCGCGGGTTCACGCTGATTGAACTACTGGTCGTCGTCACGATCATCGCTGTACTGGCAGCTTTGCTTCTCCCTTCACTCACCAAAGCTCGCGAGGCTGCCAGAAGTCGTCGATGTACCGCAAACCTGCGAAACATTGGTATCGCACTTCTTGTCTTTGCTGATCGCTCTGCAGACGACTCTTTGACAACCGGTGCGTTCGATTTCAAACGATCCGGTTGCGTGGATACTTGGGGTTGGGTTGCTGATGGGGTATCAACTGGACAGATGAGCCAAGACAATATCCTCTGTCCAAGCAGTCCGTCGCGAGGAAGCGAAAAGATCCTTGAACTATACGGACTGGAAACCAACGATGGCCGTAGCGATTTAACGGGCAACCTAAGAAGTCGTTGGGAAGACGGCGTGTGCGGTGATTGCGAATTCAAACAGATCGCCGGCCCCGATACTTGTGGCGATGGGTTCGCCAGCACGGCTGAGTTGACTGCTGCGCGAGTCGAGCTCGTTTCGCGTGCTTTCTTGGGGCGAGGCTACAACAACAATTACGCGACCAGTTGGTTTCTGATTAACACGATGCCTCGCGTGCGGATCGATACCACGGGAGTCTTGCGAACCGCCGGTGAAGTCGCCGCCGAGGGACTCAAGGGTTTGCGTGAAACGATGGGGCCACTACGACTTCAGTATTTGGAGCTGACGCCGCATCCATCCAGCACGATCGCATTGATGGGTGATGCGGGGCCAGGGGATATCGATGAAGCGATCTCACCGGTTGATTTCGAATACACTCCGGAGGGAGTTTTCGCGGCTGGTGATTCCGACCGAAGGACGTTCATCAATCGAGGCAGCTTGCTGAGCGAATCGATCAATGACGGCCCGGCGTACTATCGGTCGAGTGATCGCAAGCTGAAGTTAATCGGCTCAAGCAATTCTCGATTGGCGAAACAGTGGAAGTGTGATTCGGAGCTTCTGGAGTGCCGTCCTCCGACTGGCGGCAGCGGCAACCAGTTCTATTTGCAGTCGACGTTGTCTTGGTTGACGCTTCATGGAGGCGGCAGTGGTTGGGCGAACTTCTTGTTTGCCGACGGATCCGTACGGCAGATTCATGATCTCAACGGAGACCATTACTTGAACCCCGGTTTTGGCATTCCGGAGACGCTGACCGAAGACGAATACGATCGGTTGGGTTACCGCAGTTCGGAGCGAGAGCTTCATCCGGCGCAGTTCTTCAACGGCGTCTTCTTGGTACCGGAACTGATTCGTGGCGAGTTTCAATAGGCGGATGCGTTGCGACTGGCGTGGCTCAAGGATTTTGAGCGCTCGAGTTGCCTAGCTTCTGCGTATCAGGACCCGGACAAAGGTGCGAACCCCTGTCCGTTTCAATCGCTCTTTCAGACTGAAAACGCGTCAATCACGAAGAAAATAGCTCGGTTTTCAACACCGCAGCGATGATCTACAATTGCTGATTCACATGTCGTCTAGCCGCCATTTTGGGTACAACATCAACAGTTGTACCAAGCCTTTTTAGGCTTCTCAGTCGATTTGATTCGACCGGCAATTTACGGTCCCGCGCCCATAGCTCAGCTGGATAGAGCATCGGACTTCTAATCCGACGGTCGGAGGTTCGAATCCTCCTGGGCGTGCTTTCGGTTTGTGACGTTTTTTCTTCGACGTCACTGATCGTCATGCCACGTATTGCCCCATTGTTGCGATCACGCTCCGTCGTGATCAACATGAGCGACCCTTGCAATCACAGCCGTTACATTTGAGAACACCTCAACACGAGCAAACGGATTAGGCTTGCAAGCACCCTTAGCGGCCAGAGAACGCGGCAAGTCGTTGTTGTGTTGGCTTGCGTTAGACGAATGCTTGACGGTGTTTCGGGGGTTGGGGCAAGAAGGAATTGAAACACAGAGACGCCGAGTTCACAGAGTCGCGGTGGTGGTGAGCTTCATCGGTTGATTTGGAATCGAGTTCCCCGCATCTGGCGTTGTCGTCAAACAAAAACAGCCAACGCCCGCCCGGAAAGTCTGTCCTTTGCATCTTCGCGTCATTGCGCCCTTGCGTATTTTGTTCGCAAACATGGGGCCAGAGGTGACCGAGTCAAAGGATCGCTGTGCCTGCAAGATGCTGCGGCCTCGCCTATGACGACACCCAAGGAGATCGGCATGTCATACCATCTCGCGGGCGACACGGCTCGAAGTTTGAAGCTGACGATCATCGAAATGATGGCCTACCGATCGATCTCACGGTAGCGACGGTCGTGCTGCACGCCAGATGCTCTTGGCGTACGCGAGTTTCTGGCCATACGGGCTAGGCGTTGCTTTTCGTATCATCTCTTCGGCACGTTCTCTACACGGTGGGTCAGATACCATTGCTGCGAAGAAATGACGATCGTGCGTAGGCGGTCTAATCAATTCTTTCGCCGCCGCTCATTTAAGCGATGATTGATGCGTATCAACTCGCATCCTTAAAGGGGTTTCGCTCTGGCGGTTCGTCGTGATTGACGGTTTTCATGATTTGCTGCACGACGAAATTGAGGAGAGGAACTCGGTGTCTGACCCAGACGTGAGTCGCCTCTGGTTTGCAACCCAAACGACTCTTGGCATCCAACGCCGTTCGACCGAATGAGATCCGTTTGCATTGCCAGCGAATTGCTTGTTCAATCACGGCCAACAGCAAGGCGTGATACACCGGCAGACGTGAGTTTGCTTCGTAGTCCATGCCCAAGTAGAAGCCGATCGCTGTTTCGCCATCACGGATGATCGTCACAAAGCCTATCAGTAATCCGTTCTCGCGGATCCCTATCGTTACAAAATCATCGGCCAACGACTCGGCGATTCGTGGAAGCGTTGTCTTGCTCAATTCAAACAA
This genomic interval from Stieleria sp. JC731 contains the following:
- a CDS encoding PEP-CTERM sorting domain-containing protein (PEP-CTERM proteins occur, often in large numbers, in the proteomes of bacteria that also encode an exosortase, a predicted intramembrane cysteine proteinase. The presence of a PEP-CTERM domain at a protein's C-terminus predicts cleavage within the sorting domain, followed by covalent anchoring to some some component of the (usually Gram-negative) cell surface. Many PEP-CTERM proteins exhibit an unusual sequence composition that includes large numbers of potential glycosylation sites. Expression of one such protein has been shown restore the ability of a bacterium to form floc, a type of biofilm.), with product MKKQLTRIARRSAILSLALAAAFSFGDSSSANAEAVTAMTNAEIRLATGSSTDDDSGIRVFSGATSTLFFNVEGSGVSPFSVLAVADFQMSATPLATGFANTSLSLFEDPAGFAAAGDIEVYLLNDTSANLIDATSNPVGSPAYQDGNDGFAAIDPVFNPSATPLGIATFTPTTVDGTETNVALNFTGSDSTTLLSAIQTGGVIRLAVVSSASTPNVAATFAGQGNSAGPAPTFNFDVVTAIPEPSSAFALALTMTTGIVVRRRRK
- a CDS encoding prepilin-type N-terminal cleavage/methylation domain-containing protein — its product is MAKQLNRRGFTLIELLVVVTIIAVLAALLLPSLTKAREAARSRRCTANLRNIGIALLVFADRSADDSLTTGAFDFKRSGCVDTWGWVADGVSTGQMSQDNILCPSSPSRGSEKILELYGLETNDGRSDLTGNLRSRWEDGVCGDCEFKQIAGPDTCGDGFASTAELTAARVELVSRAFLGRGYNNNYATSWFLINTMPRVRIDTTGVLRTAGEVAAEGLKGLRETMGPLRLQYLELTPHPSSTIALMGDAGPGDIDEAISPVDFEYTPEGVFAAGDSDRRTFINRGSLLSESINDGPAYYRSSDRKLKLIGSSNSRLAKQWKCDSELLECRPPTGGSGNQFYLQSTLSWLTLHGGGSGWANFLFADGSVRQIHDLNGDHYLNPGFGIPETLTEDEYDRLGYRSSERELHPAQFFNGVFLVPELIRGEFQ